GAGAAATGACCGTCCTAAGAGGGAAACAGAATAGAGTAGTACTATATATGCACCTTCCAAAGATATGTGAAAGGGTTTGGGGTTAGTTGCTATGATGGTGGTatagagagagcgagagagaagtAGCAACTAGCAAGGTCTGCCCTTACGGCAACCTAGTGCTCCTGCAGTAGAGGTAATAGTGTCGACCATAGATGATGGTTTAGCTGCTAAGCTTGAGGCTCGTCCATAGCTAGCAGACGCTTCTTCTCCTGATGACCTGAAGTATGCTCCATTCAGTAGAAGGTCTCCTTCCGACCTCCAATTCCACTTCTTCCACTCACTTGCATCTGTCTCCACTCTTTTCGTCACCTGTGGATCCACAATTTAATTTTGCTTATAAATATAACAACCTCTGATTACTCTGTTTAAGCAAACATAAAGAAGGTTTTTAAGATGTTGAACCTCCTTGGCGAAGCGGTCCATGGGAGCAGCATATCTGTTTCCTTGACTGTTGATGGTTGGTTCTGCACTCCCACCGATGGCGTACATCTCCCAGTGAGTGTAGTCGTTGTTAACCACATGGAAATACCCATGCCTGCACCTGCCATTACACAACCAATTTTCTACTGTCAGAACAAATGACAACTTGATTGGATTAACAAGATTGTCTACTGTCAGAATAAATGGCAACTTAATTGAATTAACAAAGTTGAAAACGAATAGTAACCTTGGCATTCTCTGAACAAGTCCTTCACCGAAATGGTTGTAAGCAATGGTCACTTGCATCAGCTTGTCTTTTGTGTACGAGTCACTGTGACCAAGCAACATCACCTGCACCCATACATCCATATAAGTGTCATGAAAACAGAACCAGCCTATAGATTTAGTGTTTTGAAGGAGGACAGAGAACAAATGAGACCTCATTGTGATGGGTAAAGTGGTTATTGGAAACAGTAATAGCAGTAGACCCCATGACAGCATCAACAAGGCCATCAGCACAGTGAGAAAGGGAGTTATGATCAATCCAGATATGAGACGATCCGAAAATGGAGACTGCATCACCATCAGCCATTGTCCTCCAACCAAAGTGAGATGGGGAGCTTCTAACCATTGCATTTCCAGTAGGCTTGCAATCATGAATGTGAAGACCATGAATGATGACATTGGTGATAAACTGGATGGTGATGCAAGCACCATTGGCTATATGAACGTTGGCACCACGGCCATCAATGGTCTTGAAACTGTTCATGATCAGCTCCTGTTTCAGCTCTATCACCATATCCCTCTTGAAGACGATCCAAAGAGGCTCCTCCTGGATGACAGCATGGCGTAGAGTTCCCGGTTTGGGGTTAACAACGTCTTCATCAGTGGGGTCAGTAACAACGTAGAAGCGTCCATCACGACCACCAATTGCGTTCCTTCCAAAACCGATCCCACAATCCGCGAGGCGTTTACGGTTCTTGTGCCAGTTAGGGTCACAACGCCAGCAGTCATCAATTGGATTACCAGTTCCACAGGAGAAGAATCCTAGCTTCCTCCTTGCTGTCCTGTTCTGTTCACTCCTGAAATTCAACACCCACGTGATCAAatcaatcacacacacacagaca
The sequence above is a segment of the Camelina sativa cultivar DH55 chromosome 10, Cs, whole genome shotgun sequence genome. Coding sequences within it:
- the LOC104719084 gene encoding probable pectate lyase 15, whose translation is MASSSQKLISVCFAVFVVLALTVTILWKLETEELQSLSSSKMAAIRKLKTEELQSSNSSSVAATRLRGEEDQQHAVAVDPEKVADEVAKLVQMSEQNRTARRKLGFFSCGTGNPIDDCWRCDPNWHKNRKRLADCGIGFGRNAIGGRDGRFYVVTDPTDEDVVNPKPGTLRHAVIQEEPLWIVFKRDMVIELKQELIMNSFKTIDGRGANVHIANGACITIQFITNVIIHGLHIHDCKPTGNAMVRSSPSHFGWRTMADGDAVSIFGSSHIWIDHNSLSHCADGLVDAVMGSTAITVSNNHFTHHNEVMLLGHSDSYTKDKLMQVTIAYNHFGEGLVQRMPRCRHGYFHVVNNDYTHWEMYAIGGSAEPTINSQGNRYAAPMDRFAKEVTKRVETDASEWKKWNWRSEGDLLLNGAYFRSSGEEASASYGRASSLAAKPSSMVDTITSTAGALGCRKGRPC